A region from the Kineothrix sp. IPX-CK genome encodes:
- a CDS encoding EcsC family protein: MNLYEKHVEKELNRWHDDIIKSAGLFERTSKGIQKQTQKLVPKKMQNTITATVEKMVQTILFGSDLLTIKEDASGLSLAEQDFLVQEQFQIYMKTAVTQGIGFGAGGILLGLADLPVLMGIKIKFMFDGAKLYGYDTDQQSERLFLLYVFQLAFSSREHRLDVFRILQDWDERDHPPVDWEKFQMEYRDYLDIAKLLQLMPVVGSVAGGTANYKLMNRLKENVMNCYRMRILCQKWNE; this comes from the coding sequence ATGAATCTATATGAAAAGCATGTTGAGAAGGAACTGAACCGCTGGCATGATGACATTATTAAAAGCGCCGGATTATTTGAACGTACCTCCAAGGGAATTCAAAAGCAAACGCAAAAGCTGGTGCCGAAAAAAATGCAGAATACAATTACTGCGACGGTTGAAAAAATGGTACAAACAATTTTGTTTGGATCAGATTTATTGACAATAAAGGAAGATGCTTCCGGCCTGTCACTGGCTGAGCAGGATTTTCTGGTACAGGAGCAATTTCAGATTTACATGAAGACAGCTGTCACACAGGGCATTGGGTTTGGAGCAGGCGGTATTTTATTGGGATTAGCCGATCTGCCGGTGCTGATGGGGATAAAAATAAAATTTATGTTTGACGGCGCGAAGTTATATGGCTATGATACAGACCAGCAAAGCGAAAGGCTGTTTCTGCTGTATGTTTTCCAGCTTGCCTTTTCCAGCAGAGAGCATCGTCTGGATGTGTTCCGGATATTGCAGGACTGGGATGAGCGCGACCATCCGCCGGTGGATTGGGAAAAATTTCAGATGGAGTATAGGGATTATCTGGATATCGCCAAGCTGTTACAGCTTATGCCGGTCGTAGGAAGTGTTGCGGGTGGAACCGCCAACTACAAGCTGATGAACCGACTGAAAGAGAATGTCATGAATTGCTATAGAATGCGGATTCTTTGCCAGAAGTGGAATGAATGA